TGAACCTCCCCCGATTTAGTGGACACATCGAGAAGATAGGATTAAGTTCTATTTGGAGGTGTGTTTATGTCGAGGAAACGTCGTCAGTTTGACAGAGCTTTCAAAGTTGAAGCGGTGAGATTGGTTACAGAGGAAGGTCGTCCACTCGCCGCAGTTGCCCGTGATTTGGATATTGGCGAGAATGTGTTGCGTCGCTGGAAACAGCAATTGGCTAAAGATCAGGATCTGGCCTTTGTGGGTACCGGCAATTTGTCCCCAGAACAAGCTGAGTTGCGACGTTTACAGCGTGAGAACGCCGATCTTCGTGAGGAGCGCGACATCTTAAAAAAAGCGATCTCGGTCTTCTCCGACCGAAAGTAGTGAGATATGCGTTCATTCGTGATCATCGGAAAGAGTATCGGGTGAGTAAGATGTGTGAAGTATTGGAGGTGTCTCGTAGCGGGTTTTACACCTGGCTGAGGAACCCTGAGAGTGCGCGTAGCCGTGCCAATCAGGCGTTGCTTCGAGAGATACGTATTGCTTTTAATCGCAGTCGTCAGACTTACGGTTCGCGACGTTTGACGGTTGAACTAAACGAATCGGGTGTGTCATGCGGTGAGAACCGCGTGGCCAGGTTGATGCGCCTTAATGGGATACGGGCCGTTGGCAAGCGCAAGTATCGTGTGACAACCAACTCGAAACACAATCATCCGGTTTCGGAGAATCTGCTGAATCGTAACTTTAGCGCTGACTATCCGAATGAGGTTTGGTTGTCCGATATCACATATGTTTGGACCTCTGAGGGCTGGTTGTACTTAGCTGGTGTGATCGATTTGCACTCACGGATGCTTATCGGCTGGTCGATGGGTCCACGACTGACGGCCGCACTGACCCTTGAGGCCTTGCGTCAGGCTATCAATCGTCGAGAGGTGAAACCTCAGTTGATGCATCATTCGGATCGTGGTGGTCAGTATGCCGCAACAGAGTATCAAAAACTGCTCACAAAAACTCAGATGATTTGCAGTATGAGTCGCAAGGGAGATTGCTGGGACAATGCACCGATGGAGTCATTCTTTGCGACATTGAAAACAGAATTGGTGAATCGAGAACGATTCAAGACAAGACAGGAGGCCAAAGCGAAGATATTTGAATACATTGAAGTGTTTTACAACCGTCAACGCCGTCATTCGTCACTGGAAATGAAAAGCCCGGTTGACTTCGAGCGATGGCAAACCCTATCTTCTTAACCTGTCCGTTTTAGCGGGGGAAGATCACAACGCCAGTAGACTGTAGGTGAACCGTAGGTCGGAACCCTCTTAGCGGTTCCGACTTCAAGCGACGGCAACGCCAGTAGACTGTAGGTGAACCGTAGGTCGGAACCCTCCTAGCGGTTCCGACTTCAATCGACGGCAACGCCAGTAGCGGTTCTGCTCGACGTTTCGTAGTTGCGGCAGGTCTTGTCCGCCGCGGCGGACGTGAGCGGATTTGTGTGACCTGCCGCCCTTTGCTACCATCCTGGTAGGTGTCGTCACAACGTGGCGTTGGGCGACCCCGCCCGACGCCCGCCCACGAAGCCATTAGCTGTCAGGCGAGTCGCCTGACAGCACCAATACCTCACCCCGTGCGGAGTCGAAGGGTGCACGGTCAAGCCGTAGGCAAGACCGTAGGGTGGGTCCGTCTTCGGACCCGCCTTTGTCGGCAGGTTTGAAGACAAACCTGCCTACATTAGAAGGTGTCAGACAAGCCGCAGCCTGGACCCCGCCAACAGGTAAAGCTGGTGAGCTACGTTCTGGACAAAGCTGCGGTCGTGGCTGATCAGCAGGAAACCACCCGTGAAACTGTCAAGCATGCGTTCAAGCACTTCGATGGACTCAATGTCGAGATGGCTGGTCGGTTCATCCAAAAGTAGAAACTCAGACCGCAACAGCAGACATCGCACGATAGCCGCGCGCATCAACTCACCCTGCGAAAAACGGTTGATCGGTTCGGTCACCTTGTCCTTACGGATCATGGCCGCACCCAGGTACTGGCGCACGGTGGTCTCATCGCTCTCGCACCTGCGGAAGTTGTCCAGCAACAAAGGTTCGGAAAAGCAACCTTCCAATCCCTGCGGCAAGTAGTGCAAGTTGACGCCCGTGTTCAGGTAGCTGCGTCCGCTGAGAGGTGCTATCTGTTTCATAATCAAGCGCAGCAGGGTCGATTTTCCGGCACCGTTGGAGCCCATCAGACATATCTTGTCGGTGGTCGAGGCCGAGAAACTGACATCCTGCAACAGAGAGGTGCGTCGGTCGGATGGGTCCTCCGCATCGTAGTCAAAAGACAAGTCGTCCAGTGCGAACACTTGGCGATGTTTGATTTCATGCCAGGGGAATGCGAGGTCGAGTTTTTTGGGCACCAGCGGTTTACTGTTCTTGAGGTTCTCGATCTCTTTCTGTGCTTTTTGAGAAGCATGTTGTGCTCGCTGGGCCATCCGCTTGGCTTTTTTGGCGATGGTCGGTTTGCCGGACCCGGCGCCGATTTTACTCTTCTCAAGGTTGTCGGCCCACTGCGATTTGCGGTGTACGTCCTGTTGCAGGCGGGCAATCCTGCGCTTGATCTGCGTCGACCGTTTCGTTCGAGATTCAAAGTCGGAACTCTTGAGTGCCCAGGCCTGATGGAAGCCGCCCTGAGTGTGATAGATACCGTTCGGCGTGATGTACACGGTGCGATCGGCCAGGTTATCGGTCATTGTCCGATCGTGCGTCACCATCAGGAAGCCTCGTCCCCGCCCTTTCATGGTCCTGACACAGGACTCAAAAGCGGTCAGACCGTCGATGTCCAGGTAGTTACTCGGCTCATCCAGAAGCGTCAGGTCAGCCTCGACCGACAGTGTCCGGATCAGCGCCAGTTTCTGAAGTTGGCCGTCGGAGAGCCGGCTCAGATCGTCGTGCTCGGCGTCGAAACTGAATTCAGTTCGCAAGCGATGCTCCAGCCGGATAGCAGCGGAGTCGATCGAGCTGTCTCGCAGGATTTCAGGTTCTCTTCTCAGGTTTTGCGGCAATCGGGTCAGACTTAGATCGTTGGGGAAATCTATATGACCAGACAAAACGAAATCGTTGTTGGTAAAGTACGCTTCATCTCCCGCCTGCCTGGCTTGCAGAGTGGCCAGCAGCGTACTCTTGCCGCAACCGTTGGCACCGATCAGACCAACCAACTCGCCTGATGAGACCGACAGGGTCAGCTTATCGACTATCGGACGGCCGAGATGAGAGATCGTTAGGTTTTTTGCACTTATCAGCATTTTGCGCGACACTATTATTCCTCGTTCTTGTGAGTGATGGTGGAACTCTGTGCTTTTCCGTCTGTCACCCCCAGCCAAGGCGGGGGGCCATCTTTGGTCTTGATCAAACGACGTCACGGATGGATTCCCGCCTGGGCGGGAGCGACAAGAGGCCGTTGGGTTGAAGATGTTGGTTAGCTGATAGTCATAGTACAAATACCTTCCACCCCATAATAACGGATGAATAGTGCGGTTGTAAACCAGAAACTGCGTGCGCGGCAGGTGGAAACGACTTGTGGCCGACCTCGTTGTACAGTCCCGTGCGCGGCAGGTGGAAACCACTTGTGGCCGACCTCGTCTGCCCGTTCAGGCGGCTTTTTCTGTCGCGTAGCGGCGGGCCTTGTGTCCGCCGAGAGCCGTCAATGCGAGCGCAGTCGAGGCAGACTCCCCTGGGGCGAAGCAAGGCCGCCGCCTGCGCGGATAACGTGGCGCACCAGCACGTACACCAGGCGCGAAACTTGAGCAGTCGCCACTTGCCAGAAGCATCGGTTTGAATTATACTTGGAGCCGCGAATTTTGAGAAAACATATCTTAGGAGATACTACCATGACCACCACTCTGACCACTATTCCCCCCGCTCCTACCTGGGACCTGGAGTCGATCTTCCCCGGCGGCAGTAGCTCGCCACAGTTCAAGAAGCACCGTGAACAATCGGCGGCCGACTTGGTGACAATGGCCGACAACCTGGCCGAGCTTCCCGAGAGTATCACCGCCGACACGGTGGCCGAGTGGACCGGATTCATCGACAAGCTGCAAGCCTTGTCCGAGAATATCGACCTCACGTATTCTATGGCCGGATGCTTGAGTTCGCAAAATGTCGACGACACCGCGGCCAACGCCATTGAAGCGGAAGCCGACGTTCAGGTATCGCAGTGGAAAAAGTTGCAGACCGGTCTTGAGGCGCGTTGTCTGAAAGTGTCGGACCAGGAGTTTGAACTCTTGCTGTCGCAGCCGACCATGAAGGACGTCTCTTTCTACCTTGACGAACGACGGACCATCGCCAAAAGCAAGATGCCCCTGGAACGAGAGACGCTGGCTTTGGACCTGGGTGTCAACGGGCTGCACGCCTGGAGCCGGATGTATGACAAGATCGCCGGCGGCATCAGGGTGGACTTCACCGAAAAAGGCGAGACCCAAAAACTCTCGATGGGTCAAATCGCCACCAAGCTGTCCGACCCGGATCGGTCAATCCGGCAGCAAGCGTTCAACGGCATGGTTGATGGTTGGGGTCAGCAGGCTGATCAGACGGCGATGGTGCTCAACAATCTGGGTGGTTTCAAACTCTCCTTGTACAAACACCGCAACTGGGAGTCGCCGCTGTATGAGCCGCTGATAATGTCACGATTGCAGCAGACGTCGCTCGACACCATGTGGGAAGTTATCCGTCGCGAAACACCCAAACTTAAACCTTACATCGACGCCAAAAAGAAACTGTTGGGAATCGACAAGTTTTCGTGGTTCGATCAGTTTGCACCGTGCGGTAAGACCGACAAGCTCTACAGTTTCGATGACGCCGGTAAGTTTATCGTTGAACAGGCGGCCGGGTTCTCGGACGACATGGCCGAGTTCATGCAGATGGCCCTTGAGAATCGTTGGATCGAGGGTGAAGACCGACCGGGTAAACGCGCCGGTGGATACTGCACGTCGCTGGGACCGATCAAAGAGTCGCGCATTTTCATGACCTATGCCGGGACTTTTGAAAACCTGTTGACCCTGGCCCATGAACTGGGCCACGCCTACCACCAATGGGTGCTCAAAGAGCGGCCGCCGTTTGCCACCGAGTACCCCATGAATCTGGCCGAGACGGCATCGATCTTCACCGAAACGCTGGTCGTCGACGCCGCCCTGGAAGCCGAACACGATCCGCAGACTAAACTGATGCTGCTTGAACAGAAACTTCAGGGTGCATACACCATGTTCTGCGATATTCATTGCCGGTACCTGTTTGAGAAGAACTTTTACAGTGAGCGCAAATCCGGCGTGGTGTCTCGCGAACGTCTGAGCGAACTGATGGTCGACGCACAACGTCGCGCCTTCGCAGGGTTGCTTGACGAGTCCGGGTATCATCCGTTGTTTTGGTGTTCCAAGCTGCACTTCTACTATACCGAGGCGCCATTCTATAACTACCCGTACACCTTCGGGTATCTCTTCGCAGGTGGTGTCTATGACCGCGCTCAGCGTGAAGGGTCGGCATTTGCCGACAAGTACTCGGCGCTGTTGTCCGATACCGGCAGTATGACCAGCGAAGATGTGGCGAGTAAACACCTCGGGGTCGACCTTACTACCGAGCAGTTTTGGAACGACGCTGTGAATCGTTCACTTTCGGATGTGGACGAGTTCGTCAAGCTGGCTCAGTCGTTGTAGCCGGTGATGCAGTGAATGTCACCCCGGCGAAGGCCGGGGTCCATCCTCTCTTGTAGGGCGGGTCCGTCTTCGCCTGCGCGCCGTGGCGTGAACCCGCCAACGTTGGTCGACAGGGTGGCCGTCTGCAGTTTCTTCCGGTTACTGCGTTTGCCGCAGGCGAGTGTGTGAACCGGAGGTTTCAAAGGCTGCCCATACACAACGCCTTAGTAAGAGTCGCAGGGTCACAACCACGCCTAAGGCCTGGTCAGGACCCTGCGAAACCACATTATGACACAGCCTGCTTGTTCGGGACGGCAGGCGAGCCTGTTTATCCCGCTACGCCTGTCTCTGAAAAGTGGCGGAGTCACCAAGACACGGCTTGACCGTGCACCCTTCGACTCCGCTCAGGCTGAGGTTATAAACGCACGGAGCGCGAAAAAGTGATTTATCACGCCCAAGCCGAGTTTGAGAGTGCCGCGCAACGAAGGGCTTGTTGATACACTCACCATGCCACAAAGTGAAGTTCTTCGCGATGAAGGTGCTGACAGGTGACTCGCCTGACAGCCGGCTAGTTGGAAGAAAGGCGTCGGGCGGGGTCGCCCAACACCACCCAGCATAGGAGACTTTTTCAACACTCCCTGAACAACCGGGCCACACAAAACGGGGCGGTTGACTTCTAAACAGCATTCGACTATTATCGATGTGGTTGAACAACCCACAGGAGTGAAGAATGCCGAGATCATTTGTGACAACTCTCTTCGTAATGTTGATACTTGGCACAATCATGACCAGCTCCGGTTCGGCTGAGGACATACTACTCAAGAAAGAGATCCTCCAGGGTTGGAAGTACTCGACCGACAGTGGCGACACCTACCAGGAGGTCGGCACCTCCGGTTCAACGTTAAGGCTGCTGATGTCGGGCAGCAGTCGGGCCGACTACGAGATGGAACAATATGCGAAAAAGAAATCTATAGCCCGGGCTACCGGTTACGTTGGGGCCGGGCTTCTCGGTGTGATGCTGGTTGCTTCCGCGATAGAAGACTGGCACGATGATTACCATTGGTTTATTGTTGGCGCCGTGGGCGTGGGTTTCGTGTCGACCATTTATGCAGTATCGGCCAAGAATCATCTCATGGAAGCAGTCCGTGTTTATAATCGAGATCAGAAGAAAGGTATCACCATCGAGGTCTGTCTGAACCCGGCGGTTGCTCGGCAGTCGTTCGGCGCCGGGACATTCGTGAGGATGAGATTCTGAAGGTTGCTGAAGTATGGAAGATAAACGCAAAGAAAAAACAATCAAGCTGACCGCCCAGGTCAGTTGCGCCGGTTGAGCTTCAAAGATCCCGCCAAAGTTTTTGGCTCAGACACTTGAAGGACTCCCGGAACAGTCGCACCCTGATATGATAGTGGGATTCAACCAGGCCGATGATGCCGGTGTTTTTCGACTTAACGAACAGCAGGCGCTGGTGCAGACTGTCGATTTCTTTCCGCCGATAGTCGATGATCCGTATCAGTTCGGACAGATAGCGGCCGCTAATGCGTTGTCGGATGTCTATGCCATGGGGGGGCGGCCATTGACCGGATTGAACATTGTCGCTTTTCCTATGGGCACCCTGCCGGACGACTATCTGAGGGAAATACTTCGGGGCGGTGGTGACAAAGTTGCCGAAGCCGGCGCCGTGATTGTCGGCGGTCACTCGATCAAGGACAAGGAACTTAAGTACGGCGTCGCCGTGACCGGTGTCATTGATCCACAGCGAGTCGTTACCAACGGCGGCGCTCAACCCGGTGATCGGCTGTTTCTCACCAAGCCGCTCGGCACCGGACTGATCACTACCGCGATCAAGCGCGGCGCAGCGCCTGAGGCGCTGGAAAAGATTGTCGCAACCCAAATGGCCCAGTTAAACAAAGGACCGGCCGAACTGATGGTGAAACACAACTGTCATGCTGCAACCGACATCACCGGCTACGGTTTGTTGGGTCACGCTCTTGAGATGGCGATAGCATCGGACGTGACCGTGCACCTGGATTCAGCCCTGATACCATTGATGCCGCAAGCTCTGGAATTGGCCGAGGCCGGGATGATCCCCGGCGGCGCCGGGGCAAATCGGGAGTTTGTCATCGACCAGGTTTCAATCGCCGCCTCCGTTGCGTTTAATCTAAAAGCAGTGCTGTACGACCCACAGACTTCCGGTGGCCTGTTGATAGCGCTGCCTCCGAAGGACGCCGATGCTTTCGCCATAGAGCTTGAACGCACCGGCCAGTTCGGATGGATGATCGGTACTATCGATCCGTACAGGACCCACAGGATCGTGGTCGACTAATCGGTGGACAATGTTGTGCTGGTGACCGGCGGCTAACTCAGAATGAAACCCTCACCTACCAAGACCGATTGGGTTTTCTACACTCTCACCCTGCTAATTGTAATCGGTGGGTTTCTCTTCTGGTCGTCGGATTTGACCTCCGATCCACCTATGTACTACAGTGGTCTGGGACAATCGCTGGCCACCGATCCCGCCCAGTACGTCCATCATGCGCGCAACCAGGTTCTTTACGACGACTGGGACCCATTCGACTACCCGCGCTGGACGGTCTATCAACACTCGCTAACCTCGGCGGTCGGCTGGCTGGTGTTCTCCGTCTGGGGCGTGTCGGGCGAAAACGCCGGCGTGGTCGGGATGGTTTTGTCGTTGGGTGGATTACTTTTCTTTCTCCTGGGCATCTTTCGTCATTGTCGTAGTTGGGTGACGGCGGCTGTGGCCCTCTGCTTTGTCATCAATGTCACTCTGTTGACTTATGGACGGCTGTCGTACCTTGAGAACGGTTTGATCCTTATCGCCGCCATATTCTTTTTCGTTTACTGTTGGTTCGGGCACAAACTGTGGGGCTTGGTGTTATCCGCCCTGTTGGTGGCGGCCGCAACCTTTACCGGTAAACTCTTCGGCGCCCTATTACTGCCCGCGCTGTTGCTGGCGGTTTTCTGGTCGGGGCGACCTGGCCGCTATCGACAGATGGCCCTGACCTTCTGCGCGTACGCCGTTGGTTCGGTACTGATCGTGTTGCTTCTCTATGGCGGCAACTTCTCGGCAGCCTTCAGTTATGTCGGCGAGCAGTCGTATGGGCTGCGTGGCTTTCCAGCGGGGCTGAGTTCACCCTGGGGTTTCTTCGAGCACTTGATCGGCTATGGATTTCAGAACCGGATGTTTTATCTCGATCCCGATCTGTTCATGTTTGTACTGGTGGCCGGATTGGTCATGATTCTTTTCAAGCGTGGCGATAACGAGAAACCGTTATCTCCGTTGATCAGGCTGTCGGCATCGTGGCTGGGGATAGTACTGCTTGGATTGATGCCATTGAACTATTCCCCCTTGCGCTACGCCCTCTTCTTGATCCCGGCCATTATCGTCCTGGTCTTTGCATTGATTGACGGACTGGTGTCGAAGCGACAATTGACCCCGACAATACCGGGAAAACCGGATTTTGTGCTGCTGGCTTTGCTGTTTTGGTTTGCGCTATATCATATCGTCGGCAATGTGTTTTATTTCAACAACACACCCTATCGCATGCTGACCTGGGGATGTCTACCGGCTGCGGTGTTGTTGGTTTGGGCGATGCGTCGGGCGCTCGTGAAATACGATTTCAAGATCTCTCGAAAAGTAGTAGTAGTGTCGATCCTGCTGATGATCGGGCTGTCCGGCCTGGCTAACGGATTCAGAATACGTCGTGTGCATTACCTGGACCACAACTTCAACCTAATGGAAGCCAACGCAGGCATCTCAGAAATCGTGGGACGGAATGCGGTGATCTCCGGGCCATACGGTCCGGCCTTGACTCTTAACACAAAACTCAAGTCGTTCATACATCTTTTCGGAGTGGCCGATGTCGACAGCACTTTGTTCGATCGGCAGCCGATCACGCATCTGGCCGTGGATGTCTCCAACCTCACCGTGGCTGCTCGTGATTATCCGCAACTGGAGGGTCTCCAGCCGGTGGCGACCTACTGGATTCGTGATACCGAGGTCAAACTTTTCAATATCAGCAAGAATTTCAACAACCCGCAAGCCGCTCAGTATGAACCATCGCTCTACGAACAGGCGCAGGTCTACCTGCAACATAACCATCTTGACAGCGCACAACTGGAGTTAACCCGACATCATGCCGAACATCCGCTGACAAAATCTTCCGGACAGTTGCAGATTGATATCTACATGCGCACCGGTCAGTATCAGCCGGCCCTGAACTTACTGGGATCGATGGCCAATCAATACCCGACCGATTTTGCGATCCAAATGATGACCGGAAGGGTCTACCTGATTGTTGCATCCATGACAAGAAACCAGTCGCTGATGCCGGTCGCGTATCAGTACTTCGACCGAGGCGTCAAGGTCAACCGGTTCAGAGCCGGTTATGCCACTCGACTGGTGCAGGAGACCATGCGTCAAGTGCAGCAGTCTCAGCAGCCCGGACAGACGCCATAGGGCTTGTTCTCGGGTGGTGTTGGGCGACCCCGCCCGACACAGGCAAGGCGACAAGTCGCTTCATTGAAGATGGATTCCTGCTTTCGCAGGAATGACAAACAACGAGCAGGAATGACAGAGAAAACTGCGCTGTGTGTAACAACGAATTCTCGTTTCTTCCGTAGAACATGGTAGGTGAGGGAAAATCTTGTTGACTGACCGGACAGAGCAGAGATACATTAATAGTGAAACATGGAGTTTCCTATGGAAATTGGATTGATCTACTCAAGCAAGGACCCCAGGCAGACCAAGACTCGCGAGTTTCTCAGACGTTTCGTGAGCGAGCGAGGTATCCTGGCCCGGTTTGTCGAAACCGAACGACCGGTCAAAACACCGACGGTCAGTATTAATGGTCGCATTGTGACCTGTTCGAGTGTTGAATCAGACAGTAACGATGAGAGCATTGCAGCACACATCCCAACGACTAAAGACCTGACCCGCGCTCTCGAAAAGTCGATCTGGTGTTTGTGAGTCTGACAGCACCTCGGCGAGTAGCCTTGAGACCGTCTCTGCACTCTAATCACGAGTAGTAACCAAAGAACCCATGACCGCCCGATCCCGTATCGAGTACACTCATACCACCTGGAACCCGGTGACCGGCTGTACGAAAATCAGCGCCGGGTGCACCAACTGTTACGCCGAGCGGATGGCCCGCAGGCTGCATGCGATGGGGTCGCCCAACTACGTCAATGGTTTTGAGCTGACCCTGCACCCGCAGATGCTCGACCAGGTGCGCACCTGGCGTAAACCGCGCATGGTCTTTGTCAATTCCATGTCCGATCTGTTTCATAAAGACGTGCCGTTCGAGTTTATTCGGAAGCTGTTCGAGGTGATGACCGACGCACCTCAGCATATCTTTCAAATCCTGACCAAACGATCCGGACGATTGTTGAAACTCTCCCCACGGTTGAATTGGCCGGAGAACGTCTGGATGGGCGTGACATGTGAGAGTAAGCGATTCTACAATCGCATCGACGACCTTCGGTTGACCTCTGCATACGGCAAGTTTCTTTCGCTGGAACCGCTGTTGTCGTCGCTGCCCGGTTTGGACCTGCAAGGCATTGACTGGGCCATTGTCGGCGGAGAATCAGGACCCGGCGCCCGCCCGATGGAGAAAGAGTGGGTGCTGGATATCCAAGGTCAGTGCCGGGAACAAGCCGTCGCGTTTTTCTTCAAACAATGGGGTGGTGTGAACAAAAAGAAAACCGGAAATCGTCTCAACGGACGTCTCTGCCAGCAATATCCCGACAAGCTTTTGTCGCATGCCGCCCAGGCTGAGCTGGCCCTTTAGTCGGGACATGGAAGCCACTTGTGGCCGCCCTCGTCTGCCCGTTCAGGCGGCTTTTTCTGTCGCGTACCGGCGGGCCTTGTGTCCGCCGACACCTGTCACCGCGAACGCAGTTGAGCGACACTCCCCTGGGGCGACACAAGGCCGCCCCCTGCGCGGATATCGTGGCGAACCAGGACGTACACCACGCGCAAACACGCTGGTTTTGTTCAGTAGGGTCCTGGCTTCACCGAAGGTGAAGGTGTGACCCTGCTGTCAATCAGGGAACGCAGGGTCTCATCTCCCGCCTGTGGCGGGAGAAAGGACCCAGCGCAACATGAGCATCCGAACTTGCACTACGACTAATCCGTCCTTGACCCACCTCGTAATTCCCTTACCTTAAAGCCAAAGAAACAGCCCTCTGCCTGTATAATATACGATGTCGAAAAAGCAACCACAGATCGGCGTGCTCGCCCTGCAAGGGGATTTTGAGCGCCATGAACACCAGCTCACACTGGCCGGTGCCGAGGCGGTACAGGTGCGTCTTCCCTCGGAGTTGGAACCGCTCGACGGTCTGATTATTCCCGGTGGCGAGTCGACCACTATGAGTTACTTGATCGACCGCTTCGCAATGCGGGCACCGCTTGTGGAATTCGGGCGAAAAAGGCCTGTCTGGGGCACCTGCGCCGGTATGATTATGTTGGCCGCAAAAATCGAGGACAACCAGGCCGGTCTGAAACCGTTTGGTCTGCTTGACATCGATGTCGTGCGCAACGGATACGGCCGGCAGGTTTTTTCATTCACCGATCATATCGAGGCTAGCCTCAACGGTGGCTGCATGCGGCTTGAAGCCACTTTTATCCGAGCACCGCGGATTACGCGCCTCGGCGCTCAAATCAAGACCCTGGCCGTATATCAGGACACACCGGTACTGGTGGCTCAGGGCCGGATTCTGGCCAGCAGTTTTCACACTGAACTTGACAATGATCTCAGATTGCTTGAATATTTCCTGACACATTTTGTCGGCGCATAGAGGAGTTCGCGCGTATGGTTTGTGGACACGGAAAGTCTTTGTTACGCCGCCGGACTAACTACAGAGATTTTTTCCCGTCAAGGGGGGGAGTCTCTGTATCTGCCCGGACTACGGAACTCCTCCTCCGGCGGGAATTTGTTGTTCG
The DNA window shown above is from Candidatus Zixiibacteriota bacterium and carries:
- the selD gene encoding selenide, water dikinase SelD; its protein translation is MPPKFLAQTLEGLPEQSHPDMIVGFNQADDAGVFRLNEQQALVQTVDFFPPIVDDPYQFGQIAAANALSDVYAMGGRPLTGLNIVAFPMGTLPDDYLREILRGGGDKVAEAGAVIVGGHSIKDKELKYGVAVTGVIDPQRVVTNGGAQPGDRLFLTKPLGTGLITTAIKRGAAPEALEKIVATQMAQLNKGPAELMVKHNCHAATDITGYGLLGHALEMAIASDVTVHLDSALIPLMPQALELAEAGMIPGGAGANREFVIDQVSIAASVAFNLKAVLYDPQTSGGLLIALPPKDADAFAIELERTGQFGWMIGTIDPYRTHRIVVD
- a CDS encoding M3 family oligoendopeptidase, giving the protein MTTTLTTIPPAPTWDLESIFPGGSSSPQFKKHREQSAADLVTMADNLAELPESITADTVAEWTGFIDKLQALSENIDLTYSMAGCLSSQNVDDTAANAIEAEADVQVSQWKKLQTGLEARCLKVSDQEFELLLSQPTMKDVSFYLDERRTIAKSKMPLERETLALDLGVNGLHAWSRMYDKIAGGIRVDFTEKGETQKLSMGQIATKLSDPDRSIRQQAFNGMVDGWGQQADQTAMVLNNLGGFKLSLYKHRNWESPLYEPLIMSRLQQTSLDTMWEVIRRETPKLKPYIDAKKKLLGIDKFSWFDQFAPCGKTDKLYSFDDAGKFIVEQAAGFSDDMAEFMQMALENRWIEGEDRPGKRAGGYCTSLGPIKESRIFMTYAGTFENLLTLAHELGHAYHQWVLKERPPFATEYPMNLAETASIFTETLVVDAALEAEHDPQTKLMLLEQKLQGAYTMFCDIHCRYLFEKNFYSERKSGVVSRERLSELMVDAQRRAFAGLLDESGYHPLFWCSKLHFYYTEAPFYNYPYTFGYLFAGGVYDRAQREGSAFADKYSALLSDTGSMTSEDVASKHLGVDLTTEQFWNDAVNRSLSDVDEFVKLAQSL
- a CDS encoding ATP-binding cassette domain-containing protein, with the translated sequence MSRKMLISAKNLTISHLGRPIVDKLTLSVSSGELVGLIGANGCGKSTLLATLQARQAGDEAYFTNNDFVLSGHIDFPNDLSLTRLPQNLRREPEILRDSSIDSAAIRLEHRLRTEFSFDAEHDDLSRLSDGQLQKLALIRTLSVEADLTLLDEPSNYLDIDGLTAFESCVRTMKGRGRGFLMVTHDRTMTDNLADRTVYITPNGIYHTQGGFHQAWALKSSDFESRTKRSTQIKRRIARLQQDVHRKSQWADNLEKSKIGAGSGKPTIAKKAKRMAQRAQHASQKAQKEIENLKNSKPLVPKKLDLAFPWHEIKHRQVFALDDLSFDYDAEDPSDRRTSLLQDVSFSASTTDKICLMGSNGAGKSTLLRLIMKQIAPLSGRSYLNTGVNLHYLPQGLEGCFSEPLLLDNFRRCESDETTVRQYLGAAMIRKDKVTEPINRFSQGELMRAAIVRCLLLRSEFLLLDEPTSHLDIESIEVLERMLDSFTGGFLLISHDRSFVQNVAHQLYLLAGSRLRLV
- the pdxT gene encoding pyridoxal 5'-phosphate synthase glutaminase subunit PdxT — translated: MSKKQPQIGVLALQGDFERHEHQLTLAGAEAVQVRLPSELEPLDGLIIPGGESTTMSYLIDRFAMRAPLVEFGRKRPVWGTCAGMIMLAAKIEDNQAGLKPFGLLDIDVVRNGYGRQVFSFTDHIEASLNGGCMRLEATFIRAPRITRLGAQIKTLAVYQDTPVLVAQGRILASSFHTELDNDLRLLEYFLTHFVGA
- a CDS encoding IS3 family transposase (programmed frameshift), which codes for MSRKRRQFDRAFKVEAVRLVTEEGRPLAAVARDLDIGENVLRRWKQQLAKDQDLAFVGTGNLSPEQAELRRLQRENADLREERDILKKAISGLLRPKVVRYAFIRDHRKEYRVSKMCEVLEVSRSGFYTWLRNPESARSRANQALLREIRIAFNRSRQTYGSRRLTVELNESGVSCGENRVARLMRLNGIRAVGKRKYRVTTNSKHNHPVSENLLNRNFSADYPNEVWLSDITYVWTSEGWLYLAGVIDLHSRMLIGWSMGPRLTAALTLEALRQAINRREVKPQLMHHSDRGGQYAATEYQKLLTKTQMICSMSRKGDCWDNAPMESFFATLKTELVNRERFKTRQEAKAKIFEYIEVFYNRQRRHSSLEMKSPVDFERWQTLSS
- a CDS encoding phage Gp37/Gp68 family protein, whose translation is MTARSRIEYTHTTWNPVTGCTKISAGCTNCYAERMARRLHAMGSPNYVNGFELTLHPQMLDQVRTWRKPRMVFVNSMSDLFHKDVPFEFIRKLFEVMTDAPQHIFQILTKRSGRLLKLSPRLNWPENVWMGVTCESKRFYNRIDDLRLTSAYGKFLSLEPLLSSLPGLDLQGIDWAIVGGESGPGARPMEKEWVLDIQGQCREQAVAFFFKQWGGVNKKKTGNRLNGRLCQQYPDKLLSHAAQAELAL